The Vulgatibacter sp. genome window below encodes:
- a CDS encoding MopE-related protein: MFVAACGAEVEPPEEVEVPGFGGSGGEGEPDDCDRDGDGERAASCAGPDCNDRNPAVHSGAAEICDGLSDENCDGTVDEGCDCVPGEVRPCYPPGETDPTRRVGSCTDGLQTCDGDGAWGSCEGAVVPTAEGESCDGVDQDCDGTADEDVRNACGVCGELPVEICGNGLDDDCDGVRDDPDRCSVRCDGVDWDDPQPAALACCVQTWDGRSSSVTPSRTAYECEEWPGLPSCIERECLDLDGDPSSPCEKRCADTDGDGAVDRCLCGELLPGHDPVAYEGCGFESPCALQDCAGRIDQPCYSGPPQTLGVGVCRGGRSSCEEGEAGRAWSSCVGEVLPAHEVCDNGIDDDCDGAIDEEDGATGARCPPMACPPEAVERCGNGVDDDCDGFPDDGCAAADQPQPCYGGPIGTRGVGACSDGTQAGVDGRWGVCEGQVLPAPERCGDGIDSDCNGLGQGDTEDPGCCIAAGEETCNGVDDDCDGLVDEGVSNACGRCDGRCFTELLEDPADCTVAGRSCDGVTRDPFDPAALALRADAGAVPTQLYVGRVGSIATVARLDGETGAIAWETTVGSTPSDVVASHDGSAWAVGAGTIFHLAPSGEVRCEAWIGQSISAAAVDPVGHLWVASGSVGAVRLHQIDGTAVLPPLVTGGPVRCRINDLAPGDPNRLSSLDGQVNRMPVALGVAADGTVWLASSPVLTWRDDRWSATAVNDLWMAGGTLDEAGDFWAAGEALFRIDGAAGTARSFPLAPAGTRLGRTIATRAGAIWALCHPVTTGIAAGVLRFEPATESSTFFPVGVPSGGWSSGVQGLAEDALGRLLTVFDNQLRRLDPSSGTWTDLPAANGTNARLVARELSAVGQLRHPRGSWSQVIDGGFHDIEWTGIDWEGSVPAGSSVQVEISAARTSEELDAAVCGPWESAPVDLRSCGEARGRFVRVVFHLTGGPGGERPSIRNVALSWSRP, encoded by the coding sequence TTGTTCGTCGCCGCATGTGGAGCCGAGGTCGAGCCACCCGAAGAGGTGGAGGTGCCGGGCTTCGGCGGGAGCGGCGGTGAGGGTGAACCGGACGATTGCGATCGCGACGGCGACGGCGAGCGGGCTGCATCCTGCGCGGGACCCGACTGCAACGATCGCAACCCGGCGGTGCACAGCGGCGCAGCGGAGATCTGCGACGGCCTCTCGGACGAGAATTGCGACGGTACGGTCGACGAGGGCTGCGACTGCGTCCCCGGCGAGGTCCGCCCCTGCTACCCACCCGGCGAAACGGATCCCACCCGCAGGGTAGGCAGCTGCACGGACGGGCTCCAGACCTGCGACGGCGACGGCGCCTGGGGTAGCTGCGAGGGGGCGGTGGTCCCAACGGCGGAGGGGGAGAGCTGCGACGGCGTCGACCAGGACTGCGACGGCACCGCCGACGAGGACGTACGCAACGCGTGCGGCGTCTGCGGCGAGCTGCCGGTGGAGATCTGCGGCAACGGCCTCGACGACGACTGCGACGGCGTGCGGGACGATCCGGACCGCTGCTCCGTCCGCTGCGACGGCGTCGACTGGGACGATCCGCAGCCAGCGGCGCTCGCCTGTTGCGTGCAGACGTGGGACGGCCGCTCGTCCTCGGTCACGCCGAGCCGCACCGCGTACGAATGCGAGGAGTGGCCGGGACTGCCGTCGTGCATCGAGCGTGAATGCCTCGACCTCGACGGCGATCCGTCGAGCCCCTGCGAGAAGCGTTGCGCGGACACCGACGGTGACGGCGCGGTCGATCGCTGCCTCTGCGGCGAGCTGCTGCCAGGCCACGATCCGGTGGCCTACGAGGGCTGCGGCTTCGAGAGCCCCTGTGCCCTGCAGGATTGTGCGGGACGGATCGATCAGCCCTGCTATTCGGGGCCGCCGCAGACGCTGGGGGTGGGGGTCTGCAGAGGCGGCCGATCGAGCTGCGAGGAGGGCGAGGCGGGGCGGGCCTGGTCTTCGTGCGTGGGCGAGGTGCTGCCGGCCCACGAGGTCTGCGACAACGGTATCGACGACGATTGCGACGGCGCCATCGACGAGGAGGACGGCGCCACCGGTGCCCGCTGCCCGCCGATGGCCTGCCCACCGGAGGCGGTGGAGCGCTGCGGCAACGGGGTGGACGACGATTGTGACGGCTTCCCGGACGACGGATGCGCGGCGGCGGATCAGCCGCAGCCCTGCTACGGCGGGCCGATCGGCACCCGCGGGGTCGGCGCCTGCAGCGACGGAACGCAGGCGGGGGTCGACGGCAGGTGGGGCGTCTGCGAGGGGCAGGTGCTCCCGGCGCCGGAGCGGTGCGGCGACGGGATCGACTCCGATTGCAACGGCCTCGGCCAAGGTGACACCGAGGACCCGGGCTGCTGCATCGCCGCCGGCGAGGAGACGTGCAACGGCGTCGACGACGATTGCGACGGTCTGGTCGACGAGGGGGTGAGCAACGCCTGCGGCCGCTGTGACGGCAGGTGCTTCACCGAGCTGCTCGAGGATCCGGCCGACTGCACGGTGGCCGGTCGGAGCTGCGACGGCGTGACCCGGGATCCCTTCGACCCTGCAGCCCTCGCGCTGCGGGCGGACGCTGGCGCCGTACCGACGCAGCTCTACGTCGGTCGCGTCGGCTCGATTGCCACGGTGGCTCGACTCGACGGGGAGACGGGGGCGATCGCCTGGGAGACCACGGTCGGCTCGACGCCGTCCGACGTCGTCGCCTCGCACGATGGATCCGCCTGGGCGGTCGGCGCCGGCACGATCTTCCATCTCGCGCCAAGCGGCGAGGTCCGCTGCGAGGCCTGGATCGGCCAGTCGATCTCGGCTGCGGCGGTCGATCCCGTGGGCCACCTCTGGGTGGCGAGTGGCAGCGTGGGGGCGGTGCGGCTCCACCAGATCGACGGGACGGCGGTGCTGCCGCCGCTGGTGACGGGTGGTCCGGTTCGCTGCAGGATCAACGACCTCGCGCCCGGGGATCCGAACCGGCTCTCGAGTCTCGACGGGCAGGTGAACCGGATGCCGGTGGCGCTCGGGGTGGCAGCGGATGGGACGGTCTGGCTCGCCTCCTCGCCGGTCCTGACCTGGCGGGACGATCGTTGGAGCGCCACCGCGGTGAACGACCTGTGGATGGCGGGCGGCACCCTCGACGAGGCCGGTGATTTCTGGGCGGCGGGGGAGGCGCTCTTCCGCATCGACGGGGCCGCCGGCACGGCGCGGAGCTTCCCCTTGGCCCCGGCGGGGACGCGGCTCGGGCGCACGATCGCCACGAGGGCGGGGGCGATCTGGGCGCTCTGCCACCCGGTTACCACCGGGATCGCCGCAGGCGTGCTGCGCTTCGAGCCTGCGACCGAGAGCAGCACCTTCTTCCCGGTGGGCGTCCCGTCGGGCGGCTGGTCCTCGGGAGTCCAGGGGCTGGCGGAGGATGCCCTCGGCAGGCTGCTGACCGTCTTCGACAACCAGCTGCGCCGGCTCGATCCCTCGAGCGGCACGTGGACGGATCTGCCTGCTGCGAACGGCACCAACGCCCGCCTCGTCGCCCGCGAGCTCAGCGCCGTCGGGCAGCTCCGCCACCCGCGGGGTAGCTGGTCCCAGGTGATCGACGGCGGCTTCCACGACATCGAATGGACCGGGATCGATTGGGAGGGGAGCGTCCCCGCGGGTAGCAGCGTCCAGGTCGAGATCAGCGCCGCGCGCACCAGCGAGGAGCTCGACGCCGCGGTCTGCGGCCCCTGGGAGAGCGCGCCGGTGGATCTGCGCAGCTGCGGCGAGGCGCGGGGGCGCTTCGTCCGCGTGGTCTTCCATCTCACCGGCGGGCCAGGTGGTGAGCGCCCCTCGATCCGCAACGTCGCCCTCTCCTGGAGCCGGCCATGA
- a CDS encoding neutral/alkaline non-lysosomal ceramidase N-terminal domain-containing protein, with protein sequence MFRRIAPLSLLLVVACGTDGGPAAQLRAGAGSSLLPIPIGHSHAGYLQSDVIGAPQPPDDPGSPFADIFPATRAQQSPPRAKAVFLESGGRQVVLAQLDVIFVTAALTSRVEALAAARLGLDLGGKLLLHATHTHASAGRFSQQSIRPTMLAAEPPAQREALAHGIDTFSAESTDRLAGAVVEAIGAAYESMRPARFGWAKGVDESASRDRRCQDDWIGGKGDRDTTLTVLRLDDAVNGAPIAVLFHYALHGTLYDHDSRALSVDAPGHVEYAVERRFEQPVVAIYLQGAAAAVSPNGDVADHRGSQAMERIGEDLAASILALYEGIETTPSLDLALVTRRVPLDADRLGYDDGAFPRDGAMLCHFLDSGCGTGPKDPAALDCLGRAEPGGGKYETWLGALRLGDLAVLTLPGEPSAAVGRVLAEAAKEAGYAHAIPLGYSLDHDGYILFGDDWLSGGSETNITFWGWRYADYVVEQSRITLQRLQAGPFLRSEAVRPVRDPDWRYEPVVATDSTTAPAVAEEPAAVAERLTEIAFSFHGGDPALGTPEVTLERRGDGGWEPLRIGGWIPVSNLRGPELPTFYTAEPSYREAPAATSRGHRWRVIYEPPRDLPVGSYRFHVRGSAQGGGVVAPFALRSRPFAVVPSSRMRVEGAVANGLLRATLLYPVREPVYAAERRNDGWQIGGFRAVDTSFPPDFVPVLAGEAHGPLRAGDVQVEVRFDALDGAALRFAPGEGPGFRALLPAGADGVVVPAGALRDRWGNRNGEAFALP encoded by the coding sequence ATGTTTCGACGCATCGCGCCGCTTTCTCTCCTCCTCGTCGTGGCTTGCGGGACGGATGGCGGCCCCGCCGCCCAGCTCCGTGCAGGCGCAGGCTCGAGCCTCCTGCCGATCCCCATCGGCCACTCCCACGCCGGCTACCTGCAGAGCGACGTCATCGGCGCCCCGCAGCCCCCCGACGATCCCGGCAGCCCCTTCGCCGACATCTTCCCCGCCACCCGCGCCCAGCAGTCGCCGCCGCGGGCCAAGGCCGTCTTCCTCGAGAGCGGCGGCAGGCAGGTGGTCCTCGCCCAGCTCGACGTGATCTTCGTCACCGCCGCCCTCACCAGTCGTGTCGAGGCCCTCGCCGCCGCACGCCTCGGGCTCGATCTCGGCGGGAAGCTCCTCCTCCACGCCACCCACACCCACGCCTCCGCCGGTCGCTTCTCCCAGCAGAGCATCCGCCCGACCATGCTCGCAGCGGAGCCGCCGGCGCAGCGGGAGGCGCTCGCCCACGGCATCGACACCTTCTCCGCCGAGAGCACCGACCGCCTCGCCGGCGCAGTGGTGGAGGCGATCGGCGCTGCATACGAGTCGATGCGGCCCGCTCGCTTCGGCTGGGCGAAGGGCGTGGACGAGTCCGCCTCCCGGGATCGGCGCTGCCAGGACGACTGGATCGGCGGCAAGGGCGATCGCGACACGACCCTGACCGTGCTGCGTCTCGACGATGCCGTGAATGGCGCGCCGATCGCCGTACTCTTCCACTACGCGCTCCACGGCACACTCTACGATCACGACAGCCGCGCCTTGAGCGTCGACGCACCGGGACACGTCGAATACGCGGTGGAGCGCCGCTTCGAGCAGCCGGTGGTGGCGATCTACCTGCAGGGTGCAGCAGCCGCCGTGAGCCCCAACGGCGACGTCGCCGATCACCGCGGCAGCCAGGCGATGGAGCGGATCGGCGAAGATCTCGCCGCGAGCATCCTCGCGCTCTACGAGGGGATCGAGACCACCCCCTCGCTCGATCTCGCGCTGGTGACGAGGCGGGTGCCGCTGGACGCCGACCGCCTCGGTTACGACGACGGCGCGTTTCCGCGAGACGGCGCGATGCTCTGCCACTTCCTCGATTCGGGCTGCGGCACCGGCCCGAAGGATCCCGCGGCGCTCGATTGCCTCGGCCGCGCAGAGCCAGGCGGCGGCAAATACGAGACCTGGCTGGGCGCGCTGCGCCTGGGCGATCTCGCCGTGCTCACCCTGCCCGGCGAGCCCTCCGCGGCGGTGGGGCGGGTGCTCGCCGAGGCGGCGAAGGAGGCGGGCTACGCCCACGCGATCCCGCTGGGCTACAGCCTCGATCACGACGGCTACATCCTCTTCGGCGACGACTGGCTCTCCGGTGGCTCGGAGACCAACATCACCTTCTGGGGCTGGCGCTACGCCGACTACGTGGTGGAGCAGAGCCGGATCACGCTGCAGCGGCTGCAGGCCGGGCCCTTCCTGCGATCGGAGGCGGTGCGGCCGGTGCGCGATCCCGACTGGCGCTACGAGCCGGTCGTCGCCACCGACTCGACCACTGCGCCTGCGGTGGCCGAGGAGCCCGCCGCGGTCGCCGAGCGGCTGACCGAGATCGCCTTCTCCTTCCACGGCGGCGATCCGGCCCTCGGCACGCCGGAGGTCACGCTCGAGCGCCGGGGCGACGGCGGCTGGGAGCCTTTGCGGATCGGCGGGTGGATCCCGGTGAGCAACCTGCGCGGCCCGGAGCTGCCCACCTTCTACACGGCGGAGCCGAGCTACCGGGAGGCGCCCGCCGCCACCAGCCGAGGACACCGCTGGCGGGTGATCTACGAGCCGCCGCGGGATCTGCCGGTGGGGAGCTACCGTTTCCACGTCCGCGGGAGCGCGCAGGGTGGCGGCGTCGTGGCGCCCTTCGCGCTGCGGTCGCGGCCTTTCGCCGTGGTCCCGTCGAGCCGGATGCGGGTGGAGGGAGCCGTCGCGAACGGCCTGCTCCGCGCCACCCTGCTCTATCCGGTGCGCGAGCCGGTCTATGCGGCGGAGCGGCGCAACGACGGCTGGCAGATCGGCGGCTTCCGCGCGGTGGACACGAGCTTCCCGCCGGATTTCGTTCCGGTACTCGCCGGCGAAGCCCATGGGCCCCTGCGGGCAGGCGACGTGCAAGTCGAGGTGCGCTTCGACGCGCTGGACGGCGCTGCCCTTCGCTTCGCGCCCGGCGAGGGGCCCGGATTCCGGGCGCTGCTGCCCGCCGGGGCCGATGGCGTGGTGGTGCCTGCAGGCGCCCTGCGGGATCGCTGGGGCAACCGCAACGGGGAGGCCTTCGCGCTGCCCTAA
- a CDS encoding choice-of-anchor D domain-containing protein — protein sequence MGTTRQILLGTLLPFLATACGSEPRQPAPAEQNAPAALAIEPALADPAGEADAAVFFGPVQVGQSRAETVLVRNVGGAATEVELGSVEPPFSLAAYGSAQLAPGDALELELRFTPEEARGDESILTLAAGGERISIRLAGSGTPAPPGSCVLHVATRTLRWFGVGVGYEAVREPYLSNTGAAPCEVSLAVEGDGFSVESGAVTVPPHEAIAVPVRWTPGATGTTTGLLEVRLGEESWSVPLEGEAVASCLALSTATIDFGNAVHGCATTERSVTATNLCTHDIELTDVRIAGPAAPDGAAVFSIRMRPMIPGTILGLGHSASFALAFYPQELGTETGTFHLAEGNGAEHSVELRGNGDLPPLVTDHFSQPEAPEVDRLFVLDDGPGMDARLPTVRQWAEELAAFKQTQFVDERWAVTTTSRIATAGCAGSGADGRFVPVDGTAPRWLATREATAAELADLFDIEACSTAPNEGFAMAWRALSELATVVDDPVHPELNDGNASFLREDANVEIVFVSPRADASGEEVADWFDRFASIKGSRNPNMLAIWATIPGEACGTSFAGSRHWDLAAQANGVVADLCAPETWGSAYQRVGGTGFPYKTRFFLTGAPMSSEDDAGLEVRVNDVLVPPLADDGSRRWTFTRDVTAVDFEPQHAPPEGSSISITYRPRCF from the coding sequence ATGGGTACAACTCGGCAGATCCTCCTCGGCACCCTCCTCCCGTTCCTCGCCACGGCCTGCGGCAGCGAGCCGCGGCAGCCCGCGCCGGCGGAACAGAACGCCCCAGCAGCGCTCGCCATCGAGCCCGCCCTCGCCGATCCGGCTGGCGAGGCCGACGCCGCCGTCTTCTTCGGGCCGGTGCAGGTGGGCCAGTCCCGGGCGGAGACGGTGCTCGTGCGCAACGTCGGCGGCGCAGCCACCGAGGTCGAGCTCGGCAGCGTGGAGCCGCCCTTCTCGCTCGCGGCGTACGGTTCCGCGCAGCTCGCGCCGGGGGATGCCCTCGAGCTGGAGCTCCGTTTCACGCCGGAGGAGGCCCGCGGCGACGAGTCGATTCTGACCCTCGCAGCAGGCGGCGAGCGAATTTCGATCCGCCTCGCCGGCAGCGGAACACCCGCACCGCCGGGGAGCTGCGTCCTCCACGTCGCCACCCGCACCCTGCGCTGGTTCGGCGTGGGCGTGGGCTACGAGGCGGTCCGCGAGCCCTACCTCTCCAACACCGGCGCCGCTCCCTGCGAGGTCTCCCTCGCCGTCGAGGGCGACGGCTTCTCGGTCGAGAGCGGCGCGGTCACGGTGCCGCCCCACGAGGCGATCGCCGTTCCCGTCCGCTGGACGCCCGGCGCCACCGGCACCACCACGGGTCTGCTCGAGGTCCGACTCGGCGAGGAGAGCTGGAGCGTGCCGCTCGAGGGCGAGGCGGTAGCGAGCTGCCTGGCGCTCTCCACCGCGACGATCGATTTCGGCAACGCGGTCCATGGCTGCGCAACGACCGAGCGCTCCGTCACCGCAACCAACCTCTGCACGCACGACATCGAGCTCACCGACGTCCGCATCGCCGGACCTGCGGCTCCGGACGGCGCGGCCGTCTTCAGCATTCGCATGCGGCCCATGATCCCCGGGACGATCCTGGGGCTCGGGCACTCCGCCAGCTTCGCGCTCGCCTTCTACCCGCAGGAGCTGGGAACGGAGACCGGCACCTTCCACCTCGCCGAGGGCAACGGCGCCGAGCATTCGGTCGAGCTCCGCGGCAACGGCGACCTGCCGCCCCTCGTGACGGATCACTTCTCGCAGCCCGAAGCGCCGGAGGTCGACAGGCTCTTCGTCCTCGACGATGGGCCCGGAATGGACGCACGCCTGCCCACCGTGCGCCAGTGGGCGGAGGAGCTCGCCGCCTTCAAGCAGACCCAATTCGTCGACGAGCGCTGGGCCGTTACGACCACGTCGCGCATCGCCACCGCCGGCTGTGCCGGCTCCGGCGCGGACGGCCGCTTCGTTCCCGTCGACGGCACGGCACCGCGCTGGCTCGCGACACGCGAGGCGACCGCTGCCGAACTGGCGGACCTCTTCGACATCGAAGCCTGCAGCACCGCGCCGAACGAAGGGTTCGCCATGGCCTGGCGGGCCCTCTCGGAGCTCGCCACTGTCGTGGACGATCCCGTCCACCCGGAGCTGAACGACGGGAATGCCTCTTTCCTGCGCGAGGACGCGAACGTGGAGATCGTCTTCGTCTCGCCACGGGCCGACGCGTCGGGCGAGGAGGTCGCCGACTGGTTCGACCGCTTCGCGTCGATCAAGGGCAGCCGCAACCCGAACATGCTCGCGATCTGGGCGACGATCCCCGGCGAGGCGTGTGGCACCTCGTTCGCAGGGAGCCGCCATTGGGATCTCGCCGCGCAGGCCAACGGTGTGGTCGCCGACCTCTGTGCGCCGGAGACCTGGGGTTCGGCCTACCAGCGCGTGGGTGGCACCGGGTTCCCCTACAAGACCCGCTTCTTCCTCACCGGGGCTCCCATGTCGTCCGAAGACGACGCAGGCCTCGAAGTGCGGGTGAACGACGTCCTCGTCCCGCCGCTCGCCGACGACGGGAGCCGGCGCTGGACCTTCACGCGGGACGTGACCGCCGTCGATTTCGAACCGCAGCACGCTCCGCCCGAGGGTTCCAGCATCTCGATCACGTACCGGCCGAGGTGCTTCTGA
- a CDS encoding choice-of-anchor D domain-containing protein: MGGRQILLGTLLPFLATACGCEPRQPAPAEQNAPAALAIEPALADPAGEADAAVFFGPVQVGQSRAETVLVRNVGGAATEVELGSVEPPFSLAAYGSAQLAPGDALELELRFTPEEARGDESILTLAAGGERISIRLAGSGTPAPPGSCVLHVATRTLRWFGVGVGYEAVREPYLSNTGAAPCEVSLAVEGDGFSVESGAVTVPPHEAIPLPVRWTPAATGTTTGLLEVRHGEESWSVPLEGEAVASCLVLSTGVLDFGAVAPGCAVEERDIRLTNRCSHPASFRFVEVASSTYACESMDGVGACDEFAIRQRPHLGEPIAGGASVTLVYMPGDRGADAGRFLLTEGNGAVHAVDLVGSGAPQQLQTDTFVQDPLPRVDQLFVIDDGPAMASALPVVEDFMADYAAFARQQRLLGRIGVTTTSRIATAGCAGSGADGRLLPVDGSAPRWLDTQTADPTTLADLLAIEPCSAAPNEGLAAAWRALSVLVDEADDPAHPEADDGNAGFLRDQANLSIVFVSAADDASGEDVLTWAERFFSIKGFRNSNMLSAHAIVPGEACGTTLEENRYAEIAERTNGVAGDLCAPASWPTSLFRIGTNAWEFTTRFHLTQVPQDHDLDGDVQDDIEVRIDGTVVARVTDDGATRWRWREAGNRIEFVLGHEPPEGALLQVTYRVECL; the protein is encoded by the coding sequence ATGGGCGGCCGGCAGATCCTCCTCGGCACCCTCCTCCCGTTCCTCGCCACGGCCTGCGGCTGCGAGCCGCGGCAGCCCGCGCCGGCGGAACAGAACGCCCCAGCAGCGCTCGCCATCGAGCCCGCCCTCGCCGATCCGGCTGGCGAGGCCGACGCCGCCGTCTTCTTCGGGCCGGTGCAGGTGGGCCAGTCCCGGGCGGAGACGGTGCTCGTGCGCAACGTCGGCGGCGCAGCCACCGAGGTCGAGCTCGGCAGCGTGGAGCCGCCCTTCTCGCTCGCGGCGTACGGTTCCGCGCAGCTCGCGCCGGGGGATGCCCTCGAGCTGGAGCTCCGTTTCACGCCGGAGGAGGCCCGCGGCGACGAGTCGATTCTGACCCTCGCAGCAGGCGGCGAGCGAATTTCGATCCGCCTCGCCGGCAGCGGAACACCCGCACCGCCGGGGAGCTGCGTCCTCCACGTCGCCACCCGCACCCTGCGCTGGTTCGGCGTGGGCGTGGGCTACGAGGCGGTCCGCGAGCCCTACCTCTCCAACACCGGCGCCGCTCCCTGCGAGGTCTCCCTCGCCGTCGAGGGCGACGGCTTCTCGGTCGAGAGCGGCGCGGTCACGGTGCCGCCGCACGAGGCGATCCCCCTTCCCGTCCGCTGGACGCCCGCCGCCACCGGCACGACCACGGGCCTGCTCGAGGTCCGCCACGGCGAGGAGAGCTGGAGCGTGCCGCTGGAGGGCGAGGCGGTCGCGAGCTGCCTGGTGCTCTCCACCGGGGTGCTCGACTTCGGCGCGGTTGCGCCAGGCTGCGCCGTCGAAGAGCGCGACATCCGCCTCACCAACCGCTGCAGCCACCCCGCCTCCTTCCGCTTCGTGGAGGTCGCATCGTCGACCTATGCCTGCGAGTCCATGGATGGCGTTGGCGCGTGCGACGAGTTCGCCATCCGGCAGCGCCCGCACCTGGGAGAGCCGATCGCGGGGGGCGCGAGCGTCACCCTGGTCTACATGCCGGGCGATCGCGGCGCCGATGCAGGGCGCTTCCTCCTCACCGAAGGCAACGGCGCCGTGCACGCCGTCGACCTCGTCGGGAGCGGTGCGCCGCAGCAGCTCCAGACCGACACCTTCGTCCAGGATCCGCTGCCCCGCGTCGATCAGCTCTTCGTGATCGACGATGGTCCCGCGATGGCGTCGGCGCTGCCCGTCGTCGAGGACTTCATGGCCGACTACGCTGCCTTCGCCCGACAGCAACGGCTGCTCGGCAGGATCGGCGTGACCACGACGTCCCGGATCGCCACCGCCGGTTGCGCAGGCTCCGGTGCAGACGGCAGGCTCCTCCCCGTCGACGGCAGCGCGCCCCGCTGGCTCGATACCCAGACAGCGGATCCCACCACGCTCGCCGACCTCCTGGCCATCGAACCGTGCAGCGCAGCGCCGAACGAAGGCCTCGCTGCAGCATGGCGTGCGCTCTCCGTGCTCGTCGACGAGGCCGACGATCCCGCCCACCCGGAAGCCGACGACGGCAACGCGGGCTTCCTCCGCGACCAGGCCAATCTCTCCATCGTCTTCGTCTCTGCAGCCGACGACGCGTCGGGCGAGGACGTCCTCACCTGGGCCGAGAGGTTCTTCTCCATCAAGGGCTTCCGGAACTCGAACATGCTCTCCGCGCACGCGATCGTCCCTGGCGAAGCGTGCGGCACCACGCTCGAAGAGAACCGTTATGCGGAGATCGCCGAACGCACCAATGGCGTAGCCGGCGATCTCTGCGCGCCGGCATCCTGGCCGACAAGCCTCTTTCGGATCGGAACGAACGCCTGGGAATTCACCACCCGCTTCCATCTCACGCAGGTGCCGCAGGATCACGACCTGGACGGCGACGTGCAGGACGACATCGAAGTTCGCATCGACGGAACCGTCGTGGCGCGAGTCACCGACGACGGTGCGACGCGCTGGCGCTGGAGGGAGGCGGGCAATCGGATCGAGTTCGTCCTCGGGCACGAGCCGCCCGAGGGCGCACTGCTCCAGGTCACCTACCGCGTGGAGTGTCTGTGA
- a CDS encoding choice-of-anchor D domain-containing protein produces the protein MRWSAPALLFFCLAACGGEPARLPETNRTLVLEPAPADPAGEADAAVLFGEVAIGGMRQQTLLVRNAGAEAVELALGALAPPFTAWIPGPTTLAPGASTTLIVRFAPQASRSDEAILLLTAGDERLSLRLVGTGLPLPSGSCELRVDTRPVRWSNVGVGYLATRSNRLTNGGTAPCDVDLAVQGDGFSLEQRSVTGPAQDAIDVQIRWAPSRSNSIRRFPASSCRRGRPSPSPSASPPGSSAQPAPISSSPRRTGRRTPPISWESEARPRRR, from the coding sequence ATGCGTTGGTCCGCCCCCGCCCTCCTCTTCTTCTGCCTCGCGGCCTGCGGCGGGGAGCCAGCGCGCCTTCCGGAAACGAACCGCACCCTCGTCCTCGAGCCTGCCCCAGCCGATCCCGCAGGGGAGGCCGACGCCGCGGTCCTCTTCGGCGAGGTGGCGATCGGCGGCATGCGCCAGCAGACGCTGCTCGTGCGCAACGCCGGCGCCGAGGCGGTGGAGCTGGCCCTCGGCGCCCTGGCTCCCCCCTTCACCGCCTGGATCCCCGGCCCCACCACCCTCGCCCCAGGCGCCTCCACCACGCTGATCGTCCGCTTCGCCCCGCAGGCGTCGCGCAGCGACGAGGCGATCCTCCTCCTCACCGCCGGCGACGAGCGCCTCTCCCTCCGCCTCGTCGGCACCGGACTGCCGCTGCCGTCCGGCAGCTGCGAGCTCCGCGTCGACACCCGCCCCGTGCGCTGGTCCAACGTGGGCGTGGGCTACCTCGCCACCCGCTCGAATCGTCTCACCAACGGCGGCACCGCCCCCTGCGACGTGGACCTCGCCGTGCAGGGCGACGGCTTCTCCCTCGAGCAGCGATCGGTGACGGGCCCGGCGCAGGATGCGATCGACGTGCAGATCCGTTGGGCGCCTTCGCGATCGAACAGCATCCGCCGCTTCCCGGCTTCGAGCTGCCGCCGGGGGAGGCCGTCGCCGTCACCATCGGCTTCGCCCCCTGGCAGCTCGGCGCAACCCGCGCCGATCTCTTCCTCACCGAGGCGAACGGGACGGCGCACACCTCCGATCTCGTGGGAGTCGGAGGCGCGTCCACGGCGCCGGTGA